One segment of Anopheles stephensi strain Indian chromosome 3, UCI_ANSTEP_V1.0, whole genome shotgun sequence DNA contains the following:
- the LOC118514520 gene encoding LOW QUALITY PROTEIN: netrin receptor unc-5-like (The sequence of the model RefSeq protein was modified relative to this genomic sequence to represent the inferred CDS: inserted 2 bases in 1 codon), whose translation MNVSRKLPHFLQLYFICIVGLIGAVGLEIKNHPRTDVKNVSTAYPFTIEPRKDTALEQYKSPPFDDNGHRRSTLNRHRSQPLSHQTDAKSGRASFSPTNDQREPRKNYDTLIPLSVEAKDGSIHAVDKSENNHAEMKLSQRHHRPASGVLKVGGDVQQSARMLDDRFPVDDDVVDAAKDEYYDTPTGEEHEGDNYEDGKIINSGALDNFFGGKSTASSSGASGAEGEYRKGSKSVHGYKSGKSEGAQESNAQEELDEEDEDVEDEEEDDEEDDSEVSYGEDVLPPSEAFGTFGGRTEGGLKVEEAPYFLVEPQSTYVIRSKPAVLKCKAANTLQIHFKCSGSIKPPPSIEESHVDPHSGVHFQEVTATISRDLVYEYFGKLPFKCECHAWSPRGKAVSQPASIIVAYLKKNFELQDTRIRAEIGEKLEIKCVAPKGYPKPQITWLKNNITITASSLLTFTTEGNIVITSVNLQDIGNYSCVAENIAGKRTSEPIELIVYVNGGWSQWSTWLECRCPGKPAQGRKRTRTCSDPIPLYGGAPCVGPNQQKTVDCVTCPEDTQIITPNGFEDNAFVRRWSAWSAWSSCTKQCTQSRRRICRTQNVDYYDKALVKHHQQLAALMEDHDEQESSAYGCHGKDVQTIVCRGGECRIDDTASDWIFYLGLGFIVTLCLTFLVFLLHMRHRQKLPTYSITRTSPDQHTYTHEFQKKLTLSSNPPDINIRVNGYEYSNGSTMEAPKIPSQNVPLLLTRSTSEHHYDEPQFNSMQAIQAANKDDSGMNVYNQQKAATGVVLQHHYHQYHSLEQSHLQRQITAASPIATQSQKGQYRSSESLSGTSNTNTSNSTYAIATTDSLDTSSSSEAMYKSNSARQVVTSEGGWLELEHXNVFLAVMYDSKDTILVENQVTHISPTIVCGPAKSNFSKPLIIKVPHCAEDIASWKVSLFYKEEVTNCWKKIASSENDVPSPQAYIQLDQHNAYIMTRKLGKYLLGGESLAPEVNVTKRLKIVMFGPVRKPEADFNIRAYVLEDYPSALEHCSGIETRLGYFQIGQSSPFHFANSKEAMTLRINCSGGWTTAAECSLQKIPFNHIWKNMAILHCEFLLHKLTDEMPCLRLELAAEQDNGAKVLITSVAFS comes from the exons ATGAATGTGTCCCGCAAATTACCACATTTCCTTCAgctatattttatttgtatcGTCGGCCTGATCGGGGCAGTGGGTCTGGAAATCAAAAACCATCCCCGGACGGACGTCAAAAATGTGTCCACAGCCTATCCATTTACCATCGAGCCGCGTAAAGATACCGCATTGGAACAGTATAAATCACCGCCATTCGATGACAATGGCCACAGGCGGTCCACTCTTAACCGTCACCGATCGCAACCCTTATCCCACCAAACCGATGCAAAATCAGGGAGGGCTTCGTTCAGCccgaccaacgaccaacgagaacccCGGAAAAACTACGACACTCTCATCCCATTATCCGTGGAAGCGAAAGACGGGTCGATACACGCGGTCGATAAGTCGGAAAACAATCATGCGGAAATGAAACTTTCTCAGCGTCATCATCGGCCAGCAAGCGGTGTATTGAAGGTGGGAGGGGACGTCCAGCAGTCGGCTCGCATGCTCGACGACCGGTTTCctgtcgatgatgatgttgtcgACGCTGCGAAGGACGAATACTACGACACTCCTACCGGGGAAGAGCACGAAGGTGATAATTATGAGGACGGTAAAATAATCAATTCGGGTGCGTTGGACAACTTTTTTGGCGGGAAATCTACGGCTTCGTCCAGCGGGGCGTCAGGTGCCGAGGGAGAATATCGGAAGGGTTCGAAATCGGTGCATGGCTATAAGAGTGGAAAATCGGAGGGTGCTCAGGAGTCGAATGCACAAGAGGAACTCGACGAAGAGGACGAGGACGTtgaggatgaggaggaggacgatgagGAAGACGACAGTGAAGTGTCATATGGCGAGGATGTCCTTCCGCCGAGTGAAGCGTTCGGCACGTTTGGTGGAAGAACCGAGGGAGGGTTGAAGGTGGAGGAGGCGCCGTACTTTCTGGTCGAGCCCCAGAGTACTTACGTGATCCGGAGCAAGCCAGCCGTCCTGAAGTGTAAAGCAGCCAACACGTTGCAG ATTCATTTCAAGTGCAGTGGCAGCATAAAGCCACCTCCGTCGATCGAAGAATCGCACGTCGACCCTCACAGCGGGGTTCACTTCCAGGAGGTGACGGCCACCATATCTCGCGACCTGGTGTACGAGTACTTCGGCAAGCTACCGTTCAAATGCGAATGCCACGCCTGGTCTCCTCGCGGGAAAGccgtcagccagccagcctcgATTATTGTTGCGT atttgaagaaaaacttCGAGCTCCAGGACACCAGGATTCGGGCTGAAATTGGAGAAAAGCTGGaaataaaatgtgtcgctCCCAAGGGTTATCCTAAGCCCCAAATAACGTGGTTGAAAAACAACATCACCATCACGGCAAGCTCCCTGTTGACCTTCACCACAGAAGGAAACATTGTGATAACAAGTGTAAATCTCCAG GACATAGGAAATTATTCGTGCGTGGCGGAGAACATTGCTGGAAAAAGAACATCGGAGCCAATCGAACTGATCGTTTACG TGAATGGAGGTTGGAGCCAATGGAGCACCTGGCTGGAGTGTCGATGTCCGGGAAAACCAGCTCAGGGAAGGAAGCGTACACGTACCTGCAGTGATCCGATTCCCCTGTATGGTGGAGCACCCTGTGTAGGTCCTAACCAACAGAAGACAGTCGACTGTGTGACATGTCCAG AAGACACACAGATAATCACTCCTAACGGCTTCGAGGATAACGCATTCG TTCGCCGTTGGTCCGCATGGTCTGCGTGGAGCTCGTGCACAAAACAGTGCACCCAATCAAGGAGAAGAATCTGCCGCACGCAAAACGTGGACTACTACGATAAGGCCCTGGTGAAGCACCATCAACAGTTGGCCGCCCTGATGGAGGATCACGACGAGCAGGAGAGCAGTGCCTACGGTTGTCACGGCAAGGACGTTCAAACCATCGTTTGTCGGGGTGGTGAATGCAGAATTGATGACACAG CATCTGATTGGATCTTTTATCTGGGACTCGGGTTCATCGTGACGCTCTGCCTGACATTCCTGGTGTTTCTGTTGCACATGCGACATCGACAGAAGCTACCAACGTACTCAATCACACGGACCTCTCCAGAtcagcacacatacacgcacgaGTTTCAAAAGAAGCTTACTCTCTCCTCGAACCCTCCCGACATAAACATACGTGTCAATGGCTACGAATATTCCAATGGCAGCACCATGGAAGCCCCAAAGATACCGAGTCAGAATGTCCCACTTCTATTGACCAGATCCACATCCGAACATCACTACGACGAACCGCAATTCAACTCGAT GCAAGCGATTCAGGCGGCAAATAAGGACGATTCGGGCATGAACGTGTACAACCAACAGAAGGCTGCGACGGGAGTGGTTCTTCAGCATCATTACCATCAGTATCACTCACTGGAGCAGAGCCACCTTCAACGCCAGATAACAGCGGCATCACCTATCGCCACTCAATCGCAGAAGGGCCAGTATCGCAGCTCCGAATCTCTGTCGGGGACGtccaacaccaacacat CAAACTCAACCTACGCCATTGCCACGACGGATTCGCTGGACACGTCCAGTTCGTCCGAGGCTATGTACAAATCGAACTCCGCTCGTCAGGTTGTCACCTCGGAAGGGGGATGGCTGGAGCTGGAGCA AAACGTGTTTCTAGCCGTCATGTACGACTCCAAAGATACGATACTAGTCGAAAACCAGGTCACCCACATCAGTCCGACGATTGTGTGTGGGCCAGCCAAGAGCAATTTCTCCAAACCGCTCATCATCAAGGTTCCGCACTGCGCCGAGGACATTGCCAGCTGGAAGGTGTCACTCTTCTACAAGGAGGAAGTGACGAACTGCTGGAAAAAGATTGCGTCCTCGGAGAACGACGTGCCAAGCCCGCAGGCCTACATTCAGCTGGACCAGCACAATGCATACATCATGACGCGGAAGCTCGGCAAGTACCTGCTCGGCGGAGAGAGTCTTGCACCAGAGGTGAACGTCACCAAGCGGCTGAAGATCGTCATGTTCGGTCCAGTTCGGAAACCGGAGGCCGACTTCAACATACGCGCCTACGTACTGGAGGACTATCCGAGTGCTCTCGAACACTGCAGTGGAATCGAAACTCGACTGGGTTATTTCCAGATCGGACAGAGCTCGCCGTTCCACTTTGCCAATAGCAAAGAGGCGATGACGCTACGCATCAACTGCTCGGGCGGATGGACGACGGCCGCCGAGTGTTCGCTGCAGAAGATCCCGTTCAATCACATCTGGAAGAACATGGCGATCCTGCACTGCGAGTTCTTGCTACACAAGCTGACCGATGAGATGCCTTGTTTACGATTGGAGCTTGCTGCCGAGCAGGACAACGGTGCCAAAGTGCTTATCACGTCCGTGGCGTTCTCGTGA